One Proteinivorax tanatarense DNA segment encodes these proteins:
- a CDS encoding PhoH family protein has protein sequence MHTENLCIEDYTQLQALMQKNCMYIERLEQEFKVQINSLEKGLNIVGDKKQCIKVYKILKELIYVYKTQGHFDEQQFNYIQHIHKKGDDMSFKNLGETLVKTYDGKSIKPKTSGQQKYIKAIKENEITFGIGPAGTGKTFLAIACAVKALKQKDVQRIILTRPAIEAGESLGFLPGDLQEKVDPYLRPLYDALVEMLGLESFQRYMEKGVVEVAPLAYMRGRTLNDSFIILDEAQNTTTQQMKMFLTRFGFGSKAIVTGDITQTDLPDGKSSGLTHASKILKDVNDIDFVYLKPEDIIRHPVVSEIVSAYDSEKTS, from the coding sequence TTGCACACTGAAAATCTTTGCATAGAGGACTATACTCAATTACAGGCGCTTATGCAAAAAAACTGTATGTATATAGAGAGGTTAGAACAAGAGTTTAAAGTACAAATAAACTCTTTAGAGAAAGGACTTAATATTGTAGGAGATAAAAAACAATGTATAAAAGTTTACAAAATTCTTAAAGAGCTAATTTATGTTTACAAAACTCAAGGACATTTTGATGAACAACAATTTAACTATATCCAACATATACATAAAAAAGGTGATGACATGAGTTTTAAAAACTTAGGCGAAACTTTAGTAAAAACCTATGATGGTAAATCTATTAAACCAAAGACAAGTGGACAACAGAAATATATAAAGGCAATTAAAGAAAATGAAATAACATTTGGAATTGGCCCTGCGGGGACGGGGAAAACTTTTCTTGCTATAGCTTGTGCTGTTAAAGCTTTAAAACAAAAAGACGTACAAAGAATTATATTAACTAGACCGGCTATTGAAGCAGGAGAAAGTTTAGGTTTTTTACCTGGAGATTTACAAGAAAAAGTTGACCCTTATTTAAGACCCCTTTATGATGCCTTAGTAGAAATGCTGGGGTTGGAATCTTTTCAACGCTATATGGAAAAAGGAGTTGTAGAAGTTGCCCCTTTAGCATATATGAGGGGTAGAACATTAAACGATTCTTTTATTATTTTAGATGAAGCACAAAATACTACAACACAGCAAATGAAAATGTTTTTAACCCGTTTTGGTTTTGGTTCTAAAGCTATCGTAACCGGTGATATAACACAAACTGACCTTCCTGATGGAAAATCATCTGGTTTAACCCATGCTAGTAAAATTTTAAAAGATGTAAATGATATAGACTTTGTTTATTTAAAACCAGAGGACATAATTAGACATCCAGTAGTTTCGGAAATAGTCAGCGCTTATGATAGCGAGAAAACAAGTTGA
- the yqfD gene encoding sporulation protein YqfD gives MFFFNLLNLYKGYLVIEVFGKFTEKFLNMAITRKIYLWDVKRHNDSITLKIGLDGYKSLWPVCRKTGCRMRIKEKKGLPFKLNKLRKRKVFAFGILFFIIVLYISSQFVLFVDVKGIEEIDEREFKDFLDMQNLKRGAFQPLLDIDKVEYEILINYPQIAWTSIETQGTRMVVHLVEKDIPKEYDYSPTNIVAEKDGLITNLLVLSGDSLVEEGDIVTKGELIISGELYNEDTRTHMLVRSLGIVEAKVWYHATGEAYKKEKALQKTDEQVKIQYLNLFNLNIRVPSRQKYNLGDYHDKVITTQPLAWRGLEFPVSLTSKTYTNYVSADVSYNEEDMVDLAIKRGYNQAKQMVPKDVEIENKVIQINERSKERVEVEIVLETIEDIREDEIIQTHDE, from the coding sequence TTGTTTTTCTTTAATTTATTAAACTTATATAAAGGATATCTTGTTATTGAGGTATTTGGGAAATTTACGGAAAAATTTTTAAACATGGCTATTACTAGAAAGATTTACTTATGGGATGTCAAGAGGCATAATGATAGTATCACATTAAAAATAGGTTTGGATGGGTATAAATCTCTATGGCCTGTCTGCCGCAAAACTGGCTGTAGAATGAGAATAAAGGAAAAAAAAGGACTTCCTTTTAAACTAAATAAACTTCGTAAAAGAAAAGTATTTGCATTTGGAATACTTTTCTTTATAATAGTCTTATATATATCTTCTCAATTTGTACTTTTTGTCGATGTAAAAGGAATAGAAGAAATAGATGAGAGAGAATTTAAAGATTTTTTAGATATGCAAAATCTTAAAAGGGGAGCTTTCCAACCACTTTTGGATATAGATAAGGTAGAGTATGAGATTTTAATTAATTATCCTCAAATAGCTTGGACATCTATAGAAACTCAAGGAACTAGGATGGTAGTACATTTAGTGGAAAAAGATATACCAAAGGAATATGATTATTCGCCTACAAATATAGTGGCTGAAAAGGATGGCCTGATTACAAATTTATTGGTTTTATCTGGAGATTCTTTAGTAGAAGAAGGAGACATCGTTACAAAAGGAGAACTTATAATAAGTGGTGAATTATACAATGAAGACACAAGAACTCATATGCTTGTTCGTTCTTTAGGAATAGTAGAAGCAAAGGTTTGGTATCATGCTACGGGAGAAGCTTATAAAAAAGAAAAAGCATTACAGAAAACTGATGAACAGGTAAAAATACAATATTTAAATTTGTTTAACTTAAATATAAGGGTGCCATCAAGACAGAAATATAATTTAGGTGATTATCATGATAAAGTCATAACTACCCAACCGTTGGCATGGCGGGGATTAGAATTCCCTGTTAGCTTGACTTCAAAAACATATACCAACTATGTTTCAGCAGATGTTTCTTATAACGAAGAAGATATGGTCGACCTGGCAATTAAACGAGGGTACAATCAAGCAAAACAAATGGTGCCGAAAGACGTCGAAATTGAAAATAAAGTAATACAAATAAATGAAAGGTCAAAGGAGCGAGTGGAAGTTGAAATAGTTTTGGAAACTATCGAAGATATAAGAGAAGACGAAATAATACAAACCCATGATGAATAA
- the yqfC gene encoding sporulation protein YqfC: MGKTNLVKKGFAEFFDIPKDILLDLPRIILIGSMQIYIENHRGIIEYKQDLIRISINRGELHIKGNDLMLKNMFSEDIFIDGTIESIEYKF; the protein is encoded by the coding sequence TTGGGTAAAACTAATTTAGTGAAAAAAGGTTTTGCGGAATTTTTTGATATTCCCAAGGATATATTGCTGGATTTGCCTAGAATTATATTGATAGGTTCTATGCAGATATATATAGAAAATCACAGAGGGATTATTGAGTATAAACAGGATTTAATAAGGATTAGCATTAATAGAGGGGAACTACACATTAAAGGTAATGATCTAATGCTTAAAAATATGTTTAGTGAAGATATATTTATAGATGGAACCATTGAATCCATTGAATACAAATTCTAG